Within the Astyanax mexicanus isolate ESR-SI-001 chromosome 9, AstMex3_surface, whole genome shotgun sequence genome, the region GCAATACAGAATATTATTAATCTGACTACAGCAGCTTTCTAGGCATTATACTTATTGGACGCTTTAAGACAGATCAGCAGCTAATCAGAGAGAATTTTCCAGTTCAACACCACAGACGACCATTCAGTCCCCAGAGCAGAAACCAAAGTTGATCCATAAGACAAATATTAGACAGTAAAGTGACTTTAACTATTGATATTCAAGTAGGGTTGTGCGATCTTATTCTGCCTTCAAGTCatgttgaaaaaaatattgtattcacATGATGAGTGCATATGAACATCACCATACACATATATTAATAAGTGGCCTGACTCTGAAGAGATTTAACAGCAACTGTAGTCTATGTTTATGGTTTATTCTTATCCACAcatgaaaacattagatattttataatattgtgcACCTAATGCTCACACTTTGCTCTTTCTTAGTTTGTTTAATTTGCAAAAACTGCAAATATATTTGATCTCtgttggaaaaaaaacataaaaagacaaaaataaactgaAAGTCTGAGgtggacttgaaggcagcatatagCAACTGTTGTTCCAACAAGAGGCTTAGGTTTCTTAGTTTGTTCTACAACACTTTCCTAGGCATGGCGttcttacattcattcattttgaCATATGAAATGTCTCCACATAACCTGAAAATTGATCTGAAATTCATCTGAAAATAATGCCACTACCTTCAGCACTATACTGGGCTTAGAAGGCTGGAATGTTAAGCAGGTAGCAGTAGTTGCTATTAGTTAGGTAGTTTGTTGTAAGACATTCTTTGAAGGCACTTTTTTGAAAATGTTCTAACAAGATTTGTACATATACGACAAAAAGTACACCCTCAAGAATGtccaaacatttacacaaagatATTTCATACATATTTTACAATTCACCAAATTGTAAAATTCACACACTGAATTTATAGAGAACCTTTCTGCCATGAACTCGAAGAAGAATGAAGAAACAGAAGCATGTCCAAAACCACCAAAACTGTGCCCTACTCACTCTATACTGCACTACTTTGAGGGTCCACCATTTACCTGGTTAGTGGTGATTTTAAGTGCACTGAAACAATCCCACAAAGCACAGTTATATACAGTGTTTAAATGGTGTACACTATCAGACATACCCATAAGTTAGATGCATGTTCTCTGAAAAAGACTGACATTCAGATTGTTTATGAGCTCACACAAATGTCCAAAATTGTTTACTTCTTGTCATTTTTATTTCCTTATAAGAGTGATCTTTCCTTATAGTGATctgtatttttaagagttttaagagaatAGAGCACAGTTTTGGATACAGTTGGTGTCACTACAAATATGTTTAGGCTGCTTTTCTCTATCATGGAGCTTCTTAAAGAGGAATCAATGGACGGAGTCTCATGCAGAAATTTCACATTCTGCTATGGTTATGAATATGGTTATGTTAAGGGTTAGGTTAAACTTAGGTTAGGGCAAAGGTAGATTTACATGCACTTGTTGCAGCTTTAGGTGCTCACTAAGCTAAAGTTCAGGTGTATGTCAGGTTTAGTTTAAGGATGAAGTTTGGGTTAAGTTGAGGTTgcggtttaggttaagtttaggtgtagTGGGTAAAGtcttaaggttaagtttaggttcaggtgtaggttaagtttaggtacAGGTGTAGAATAGGCTTagtttaaggtgtaggttaagtttagtttgaggtgtaggttaaaatTTGGTTCAGGTGTAGAATAGGCTtggattgaggtgtaggttaagtttagtttgaggtgtaggttaaaatTTGGTTCAGGTGTAGAATAGGCTTggtttgaggtgtaggttaagtttagtttgaggtgtaggtttaaATTTGGTTCAGGTGTAGAATAGGCTTggtttgaggtgtaggttaagtttagtttgaggtgtaggttaaaatTTGTTTGGGTTGatgtgtagattaagtttaggtttgggttGATGTGTAGATTAAGTTAAGGTTTGGGCTGAGGTGGAGGTTAAGCTTAGGTTTGGGTTGAGGTGGAGGTTAAGTTTAGTTTTGGGTTGAGGtggaggttaagtttaggtttgggttGAGGTGGAGGTTAAGCTTAGGTTTGGGTTGAGGTGGAGGTTAAGCTTAGGTTTGGGTTGAGGTGGAGGTTAAGTTTATGTTTGGGTtgatgtgtaggttaagtttaggtttgggttGAGGTGGAGGTTAAGCTTAGGTTTGGGTTGAGGTGGAGGTTAAGTTTAGTTTTGGGTTAAGGTGGAGGTTAAGCTAAGGTTTGGGTTGAGGTGGAGGTTAAGCTTAACAAAGGACAAACTATATTTACTACACAGTGTACGATTCCTGAAATGGTCATTTAGTCGTATATTTATAAATTTCTCTTTTTCCATAGGCATCCACATAATGGCTTCTTTGGTTCACActagatatacagtactgtgcaaaagttttaaacTCTAACCAAAAGGATTCTAAATAGTGCTGAAACTTTTGTATTTGACTCATAGTTATAGTAAAACTTAAACCCCTTACTCAGTCACAAAAAGTAGTCAATATCTTGTAAAATAAATGCATGAACAAAGCCAGTTCAACCGCAGTAAAATGCATGGATTTGTTAAACTGTTACATACATTAGTGAGGTAATAATAATCCAAATCAACCATTATACTAGTAAGTAAGATGCAGTAACatactttattaatttttttgtaattaatgctcggaggaaagcgcagtgactcggttcagatacatcagatACATCATACCTTGTgccgatcgacatcaccctttagagggatgtggggaaagagcgccatctacccaaccagagagagcaaggtcaattgtgctctctcagggctccggcagctgatagcaaactgcataaacaggatttgttcatttaaatgttagcaggtgtttcaaagttttttgcacAGTACTGGAAAACAGCATTTGATTAATTCTTAACGTGTCTTAATGGTAAGTGAATGTGTATAATTTATTTACTAGATAAGTGTGTATTTTACTACTTGTGGAATGTGAATGCTGGGAAAAGGTTTCCTGAAGAAAGTCAAGTACCTCTTATGTCACTTCATATTTGTTCCAAGGCATCCGAATGAGAAGTGATACATATCAGACAAGCCTATTGTGTCGAAATTTGTAAGCGTGTCCTTAATGCGGACTGTGTTTTGCCTCAGTATCTGAAAAGCATTCCATATCTGTATTAGCAGCTACAGTCTTCACATGGCATAAAAGGATATCTTGGCAAAAATAACCTTAGATACAGAAAGTTTATTGTCCTAATAGGTTGTTTGCAAATAGCCCATATCATGCAAaactgaatttcttttttttgtgagctTGAGGTGAAATATAAACACTGTACACCACAGTCTTCAGTCCATGTGGTCCCTATATGGAAAATTTGCTTCAGGAACAACAAGCTAATTTATTctatttgtttggtcccaaatgCAATACGTTTGCATGTGTGTGACTTTTCAACATAAAACAAAATCCCTTTCCTGCTGTATCTACAgtactgtaaaaatgttttacaaaCTTGGGAAATATGTTTTTGAAACTAAAATTAATTTCTTGTATTAAATGCTAATAAACATATTAGCGCTACTAACAAGGGTTTTAACCCAGAGAGTTTATAGACAAAATACAGGACAGTAAATCAGAGCTAAAGTGCTTTCCATATCATATGAGACACAGCAATAAATAAGGATGtgaaatgtttgtgttaattgtaaattttataagaaaaataaaggatatgggccctttaagaaACAGGAAAAATGACCTGCTAATGCAGTATGATAAGTAAAATGTCTTAAAGAGAAATTCAACAAACACTAGAATGTTGTTACAGtgttgtaatataaaatattaggTATACTGCTTGTATCCAAGGCCATTTTTTCCCCCAAGATACCATTTTTGCACTGTGTGTTGTAACGTTTGTCTTAATTTTTTCTGCAAGGAATCACTGGAAGACAGTCAGTCATGTAGAGTGACTTATGCAATAAATTATAGTTAGACGTTATAGATACACGTGTTCCAACCAGAGTGGTTCTTGCCATGTAATCATAAATATGCCATTTGTTATATTAAATCATAAAGTGTCTAATCAGCTGGTGCAGATAAACAATCATGAGCTTTTCTCCATTACTACAATATAATCTATACATCTGTTATTAGTGCAATACTTCCAACATATCTGCGAACCCATTCTATAAAATATTATTTCGTTTACAGTTACATATTTAAATGGTTCTCTAGCTCCAGTTGGTCAGGCATCAGGCTTAGGCACCAGGCCTAGATCTTAGCCACCACGTGACTGACCAGCCGCTGGAGGTCTTTGGTGCGCATGCGGCCGATCTCCAGCACCTCGTCGTGGTTGGCGTGCTCGTCGCTGTCATAGTCACACACTACCTTGTTGGTGATGAGGGAGAGGCCGAGGACACGCAGGCCACAGTGACGCGCCACAACCACTTCAGGAACTGTGCTCATCCCTGGAGACCagtcaggcagagagagagagagagagagagagaaagagagagagactcagatacagacagaaagagaaagagggctgcagttcttttttaaaaaatgataatgacATTCTGAAAAATCTTTGTTTAGAAGAGCATTATCTAAACATGTTTAAAGTGTCTGGTCAGTGTTACTTCAATTAAGAGGGTCTTACAGGGGGTTCTGTTTAATAGAACGTGGGTTCCCTGTACAAACAGCATTtatcatttagtgttttttatcacAGAACATTTTTTGAGCATAAACCCAATATCACTTTAAATTGGGTAAAACATAGCACAAAATAGTCATTTGTAATATAGATTTGAAGGGATTTTAACTTAAACTGAATACATTTGCTTGGTAAAGCCAGTCATGTAAATCTACATTTTATGGTCACAATGATCAATGACAGATTGGGTGCAAAAATACTTTGTTTCCAATTGTTCTATGTAGATACAGCCATGTGACTGAAAACCTAAAATCAGTGGTACCTTACAGGGGAATCTCTTAAtcgctttttttaattaaagtgtaaatgtatacattgtttgAGAAGAAATGTCACTTTGGTCCTTCTGAAATTCTGGGATACATGACTGACTGTGAGTTCAGTCAGTGACTGACTAGGATTCAGTCAGTTGTTAGGAATGAAACATGGCAGCAGCAGTGTACTAAAACTCTTTCACTAAaacagtaactgtaactgtaaggAGGCTAGCCCTAATTAGCATTATGTTAGAGGCTGTTTCGATATTAATGGACTGAACTGAAAGCCTAGTTCCAATATTCACACTTCACCACTGAAATGAAAGCATCACTTTGTACATAACTTGATTGTAACTCACAGCATGGTCATACTCACCCACTGCATCAGCCCCTAGCTGGTGAAGCATTCTACACTCCGCTATGGTCTCGAAGCTGGGTCCAGCCAGCATGCAGTAGACTCCCTGCCGGAGGAAACAGGCACAGCTCTGCTCCTCAGCTGTCTCTCTGGTCAGCTGAGCCAAGTCTTTATTATATGCGTCTGACATACAGGGAAAACGCTCACCAAACCTGCACATAAGCAACAACACACCTTACTAACCTCTGCTTCCTCATGAGAGATTACCCATCCACATTCAGAACTGTGCACCCTGCCATTTTTAAAGTGTTATACAGACCCAAACCATCAGAACACAGTTCATTTCAATTCATGCTGCTCATTGTGTACTTTCTGCACATATTTAGGCCCGCGTCTTTGCTTTCAGCAAAATCATCTTTACAGCTGTTTGGAGTATTTTTATGGCTGTGTTGTTCGCAGTTCAAAGGCCCCAGGCAGGAAGGGCAATAGCCCACTTAACAAGGGGCTGCACCTCAATGCCACCCAAATGATGTCCACCACATATTTGTAGGAACAAACCCACCCACACAGTTCTGGGAGAGCAGTACAAAGCCATTTTTCAGACAATTGCTGGGATCAGCATTTCTAAATGTCTAAAGCAAACTTTAGGTTTAATTCTTATTGCTTTATTCTATACAAAACATTTCCATACCACTCTACACTACCATAAGGATTACTCTCTATTATTCCCTATACTCCACTTTACTCTCCTACATTACCATACAAACCTGTATTATCTTATACTACTCTAGTTTCCTATACTACCCCTTACTCCCTCTACTACCCTATATttgctatactaccctatattaccattTATTATACTATAATATTACCTATATTATAGTACGTAGGTAATATAATAGTATTACCTATATTAGCCTAAACTGCCCTTTACTACTCTATACTTTCTATATTACCCTTTattttctatactaccctatactactctatccttacctatactaccatatactaccctatgctacgATTTATTACACTATACTAACCTATATTTTCATACTATCCTATACCACTCTATACTtacctatactcccctatactaccataaACTACCATTTATTACACTATTACGCTGTACTCCCATTTAATaccctatactttctatactacATTCTATttccaatactaccctatactcactATATTTCCCATTCTACTCGATACTTCCTTACATtaccctatactaacctatactctgTATACTACCATATATGTGTACTATCTATGTGTACGTTATGTGATCTCAGAATATGTAAGAGCACACCATAAACTGTCAGTGTCTTACCTCGCATCATTTTGGCCACACAGAGGATTCTGGCCTGCAAACCCTGGTAAGTTAAGGTGGTCCTTGATCATCATAATATCTCCCACATTAAAAGTGGGGTTTATCCCTCCGGCAGCATTTGTGACGATCAGGACCTCCACTCCAAGAAGGAAGAACACACGCACTGGGTACGTTACCTAAAGAGATAAAGGAGGTTAAACAAATGGACCTTACTCATTACTTATTATTATCTTTAAGAGGAAATGTCTAATTCAAACCCACATACCCTGTTTCATAAAGGTTTTGACATGTTTGCTTAGTTGGTATTGGTTCAGTTTATGAGTACAGTGAGAAGTATTATCATAAGAGCATAACTGTAACAACGATTCTgcagtttaaaaacacaacaaatgtAGCCTTTGtctacaatattaaaatatacaagttTACTGtgtcattttattttgttgttataATACAGAACACATTTAGACGAAGACAAAACACCCAGTTGTTTTCATGCTGCTGCAAAATGTTTTCACAATTCATCACATTTTACTCTACTCCACTTAAGGACTGTATGaaacattcataacacatacataaattaTGTCATAAGGCATATACCTATATAGACAATATTACATACCATAAAACAGTATTATGGTTGTTTACATAAACAAAAATACTGCATACACAATGGTGTTCTGCGCATGCATTCATAAAACACAGATAAATCTATAATGTCTATAATGTGTTATTAACGGTTTAGACTattctatagatagatagatagatagatagatagacagacagacagtcagacagacagacagacagactgaaagTTAGATAGGTGACAGGTGACTGGGTAATCATTTCAGGCCTGAACACCTGTGTTTAGAATAGCATAGTTTAACTACGGATCATAGGTCCACAGAGAGAAAAGTTCATGTGGTCTTAAAGGTTACTGGATTGAGGTATCCATAGTCAAATGTTAACCATCTGCTTTCACTTGGCTAAAGACATCTTCCTGATACTGCTGCTTCAGAAGCCTAAAGGGTCAATGGTTAAATGCAGAATAGCCTTTGCGTCTGTCTGGAGGTTTATGATTGTCAGAAGAAAGTATAAACTGATGAATTATTGTCTATCACTGTGGACTGACTGAGGATGTGGAGAGTCGAACTAGAT harbors:
- the pnp6 gene encoding purine nucleoside phosphorylase 6; this translates as MSASSSSSSSSQCSYTYEEYKETVDWLLANTHIRPKVAIICGTGLGGLADLLENKNVFPYKDIPRFPRSTVEGHAGQLVFGELKGKQCVCMQGRFHFYEGYSIATVTYPVRVFFLLGVEVLIVTNAAGGINPTFNVGDIMMIKDHLNLPGFAGQNPLCGQNDARFGERFPCMSDAYNKDLAQLTRETAEEQSCACFLRQGVYCMLAGPSFETIAECRMLHQLGADAVGMSTVPEVVVARHCGLRVLGLSLITNKVVCDYDSDEHANHDEVLEIGRMRTKDLQRLVSHVVAKI